One Pseudomonas sp. MM213 genomic window, TGTGTCGCTCCTGTAGGAGCGAGCGGTGCGACGATTCGACTTGCCCGCGAAGGCGTCAATCCTGCCTACATAGCAGCTTAAACCAACCCGCCATTCACCCGCAGAATCTGTCCATTGACCCACGCCGAATCAGGGCCGACGAGAAAGGACACAACGCGCGAGATGTCTTCCGGCTGCCCCAAGCGTTCCAGCGGCGGCATCTTGGCAAAGTTCTGGATTTGCTCTTCGCTCTTGCCGTGAAGGAACAAATCGGTCGCCACCGGGCCAGGCGCAACGGCGTTGACGGTGATGTTGCGACCGCGCATTTCCTTGGCGAACACCTGAGTCAGGGACTCCACCGCGGCTTTGCTGGCGATGTACACGGCGTAACCCGGCAGGTTCATGCCGACGGTGCTGCTGGAGAAATTGACGATCCGGCCACCGCTGTTCAAACGGGTCGCCGCTTCACGCAACGTATTGAAAGTGCCGCGGGCGTGAATGTTGAAGTTCTGGTCGAACAGTTCGTCCGTGTGCTGCGCCAGCGGCATCACTTTGAGGATGCCGGCGTTGTTGATCAGCACATCGACTTTGCCCAGTTGTGTTTCGGTTTCGTCGAACATCCGGCGTACATC contains:
- a CDS encoding SDR family oxidoreductase, producing MTTQTSKVAIVTGASRGIGAVIAKQLASEGFAVAINYASSATEASKLVVELRQAGHQAIAIKADVANADDVRRMFDETETQLGKVDVLINNAGILKVMPLAQHTDELFDQNFNIHARGTFNTLREAATRLNSGGRIVNFSSSTVGMNLPGYAVYIASKAAVESLTQVFAKEMRGRNITVNAVAPGPVATDLFLHGKSEEQIQNFAKMPPLERLGQPEDISRVVSFLVGPDSAWVNGQILRVNGGLV